The following coding sequences lie in one Heyndrickxia oleronia genomic window:
- a CDS encoding transcription repressor NadR, with translation MTAEKKLFGEDRRQFLLNILMTSNSPITGADLANKANVSRQVIVNDMTLLKAKNEPIVATSQGYIYLRHAHDNQLFEKTIACFHTPEQAEEELNLIVDHGVTVKDVKIEHPVYGDLTASIMVSNRKDVKQFISKVKDTQAVYLSNLTHGVHIHTIVAKEEAQLHKVEEELKHAGYLINVQE, from the coding sequence TTGACTGCGGAAAAAAAATTATTTGGTGAAGATCGACGACAATTTTTATTAAATATTTTAATGACAAGCAATAGTCCGATAACAGGTGCAGACTTAGCCAATAAAGCCAATGTAAGTCGCCAGGTCATTGTAAATGATATGACCTTGCTAAAGGCAAAGAATGAACCGATAGTAGCTACAAGTCAAGGTTATATATATTTACGTCATGCACATGATAATCAGCTATTTGAAAAAACAATTGCCTGCTTCCATACCCCAGAGCAAGCAGAAGAAGAACTTAATCTTATTGTCGACCATGGGGTTACAGTAAAAGATGTCAAAATTGAGCATCCTGTGTACGGTGATTTAACAGCTTCTATCATGGTTTCAAATCGAAAAGATGTGAAACAGTTCATTTCAAAAGTAAAAGATACCCAAGCGGTTTACTTATCAAATTTAACACATGGTGTGCATATTCATACGATTGTAGCCAAGGAAGAAGCTCAACTGCATAAAGTAGAAGAAGAATTAAAACATGCAGGTT
- the yajC gene encoding preprotein translocase subunit YajC, translating to MGNLGGLIPILIMFVLFYFLLIRPNQKRQKSVQMMQNNLSKGDKIVTIGGLHGTVDAIDDRQIVIKCGDGSRLTYDRSAIREVTESAASSPSAE from the coding sequence ATGGGGAATTTAGGTGGATTAATACCTATTTTAATCATGTTTGTCCTATTTTACTTTTTGCTCATTAGACCAAATCAAAAAAGACAAAAATCTGTTCAAATGATGCAAAATAATTTGTCAAAAGGTGATAAGATTGTGACAATTGGCGGATTACATGGAACTGTCGATGCAATTGACGACAGACAAATTGTGATTAAATGTGGAGATGGAAGCCGTCTTACATATGATCGTTCTGCGATTAGAGAAGTAACAGAATCAGCAGCTTCTTCTCCTAGCGCTGAATAA
- the tgt gene encoding tRNA guanosine(34) transglycosylase Tgt produces MTAIKYELIKTCKQTGARLGKIHTPHGSYDTPMFMPVGTLATVKTMSPEELKQIGSGIILSNTYHLWLRPGHEIVKEAGGLHQFMNWDQAILTDSGGFQVFSLSDFRKIEEEGVYFRNHLNGDKLFLSPEKSMEIQNALGSDIMMAFDECPPFPATHEYMKKSVERTSRWAERCLTAHSRKHDQGLFGIVQGGEYEDLRKLSAKDLTSLDFPGYAVGGLSVGEPKDVMNRVLEFTTPLLPTNKPRYLMGVGSPDSLIDGAIRGIDMFDCVLPTRIGRNGTCMTSTGRLVIKNAKYARDYRPLDENCDCYTCKNYSRAYIRHLIKCDETFGIRLTTYHNLYFLIQLMQQVRQAIKEDRLGDFREEFFEQYGFNRPDAKNF; encoded by the coding sequence TTGACTGCAATTAAATATGAATTAATTAAAACATGTAAGCAAACCGGTGCCCGATTAGGGAAAATCCATACACCACACGGTTCTTATGATACACCTATGTTTATGCCAGTTGGCACTTTAGCAACAGTTAAAACTATGTCACCTGAAGAATTAAAACAAATAGGATCAGGTATCATCCTGAGTAATACCTATCACCTATGGCTTCGTCCTGGGCATGAAATTGTAAAGGAAGCGGGTGGACTACATCAATTTATGAATTGGGATCAAGCCATTTTAACAGATTCCGGTGGATTTCAAGTTTTTAGTTTAAGTGATTTTCGAAAAATTGAGGAAGAAGGAGTATATTTTCGTAATCACTTAAATGGGGATAAGTTATTTCTTTCTCCAGAAAAATCAATGGAAATCCAAAATGCACTGGGTTCTGATATTATGATGGCTTTTGATGAATGTCCACCATTCCCAGCAACACATGAATACATGAAAAAATCAGTTGAACGTACTTCTCGTTGGGCAGAACGCTGTTTGACTGCCCATTCAAGAAAGCACGATCAAGGATTATTTGGAATCGTTCAGGGTGGAGAATACGAGGATTTAAGAAAATTAAGCGCCAAGGATTTAACATCTCTAGATTTTCCTGGTTATGCTGTCGGTGGGCTATCTGTTGGAGAACCAAAAGATGTGATGAATCGTGTATTAGAATTTACAACTCCACTACTTCCAACAAATAAACCAAGATATTTAATGGGGGTTGGTTCACCAGATTCGTTAATTGATGGGGCAATTCGAGGCATTGATATGTTTGATTGTGTACTACCAACGAGAATTGGTAGAAACGGAACATGTATGACGAGCACAGGTCGATTGGTAATTAAAAATGCCAAATATGCTAGAGATTATAGGCCTTTAGATGAAAATTGTGATTGCTATACTTGTAAAAATTATTCACGAGCCTACATCCGTCACCTAATAAAATGTGACGAAACGTTCGGAATTAGACTTACAACTTACCATAATCTCTATTTTCTGATACAATTAATGCAACAAGTCAGACAAGCCATAAAGGAAGATAGACTTGGTGATTTTCGAGAAGAATTTTTTGAGCAATATGGATTTAACCGTCCGGATGCGAAAAATTTCTAA
- a CDS encoding DUF421 domain-containing protein has product MGLYQYFTIGWKTVILYLLILVIFRLMGKREIGELSVLDLVIFIMIGELAAVAIENHAEPIGHTILPMVILLGIQVFFALISLKSPTFRKMIDGTPSIVIRKGKIDEKAMKRQRYNFDDLLMQLRQKDINNIADVEYAILETSGELSIVKKDKKKKQKQVFTLPFIVDGEISHENLANRKVSEMWLRRELRKRGYSDINQISFCSFQDGEFYIDLKDESE; this is encoded by the coding sequence ATGGGCTTGTATCAATACTTTACAATCGGTTGGAAGACAGTCATATTATATCTTCTTATTCTTGTGATTTTTCGATTAATGGGAAAACGTGAAATTGGGGAATTAAGTGTACTTGATTTAGTTATTTTTATTATGATCGGTGAATTAGCTGCTGTGGCAATTGAAAATCACGCAGAGCCTATTGGTCATACCATTCTTCCAATGGTCATCTTACTTGGGATCCAAGTTTTCTTTGCGTTAATTTCGTTGAAAAGCCCTACATTTCGTAAAATGATTGATGGCACTCCATCCATCGTTATTCGTAAAGGCAAAATTGATGAAAAAGCAATGAAAAGACAGCGTTATAATTTTGATGATTTATTAATGCAGTTAAGGCAAAAGGATATCAATAATATTGCAGATGTGGAGTATGCCATTTTAGAAACATCTGGTGAATTATCCATTGTAAAAAAGGATAAGAAAAAGAAACAAAAGCAAGTTTTTACGCTCCCATTTATTGTTGATGGTGAAATTTCGCATGAAAATCTTGCTAATCGCAAAGTTTCCGAAATGTGGCTTCGAAGAGAGTTAAGAAAAAGAGGATATTCCGATATAAATCAGATATCCTTCTGCAGTTTTCAAGATGGTGAATTTTATATTGATTTAAAGGATGAATCGGAATAG
- the ruvA gene encoding Holliday junction branch migration protein RuvA — protein MYEYIIGTIGMVTPENVVVENNGIGYQVYTPNPFVFSTTQKEPVKIYIYQHVREDIIALYGFQTMEEKTLFKKLLNVSGIGPKGALAILAFGDPMQVIGAIEDENEAFLVKFPGVGKKTARQMILDLKGKLQDVVPDYFPNLFNSDRVEQASHTSTQFEEAILALKALGYSDKEIKKISSDLKQENLTTDQYIKVALKKLMKS, from the coding sequence TTGTATGAATATATTATTGGAACAATAGGAATGGTGACTCCTGAAAATGTAGTTGTTGAAAATAATGGTATAGGATATCAGGTATATACTCCCAATCCATTTGTTTTTTCAACCACTCAAAAGGAGCCTGTTAAAATATACATATACCAGCATGTACGGGAGGATATTATTGCTCTATATGGCTTTCAAACAATGGAGGAAAAAACCCTGTTTAAAAAACTGTTAAATGTTTCTGGAATCGGTCCTAAAGGAGCTCTTGCTATCCTAGCATTTGGTGATCCTATGCAGGTGATAGGCGCTATTGAGGACGAGAATGAAGCATTTTTAGTCAAATTTCCTGGGGTTGGAAAAAAGACTGCTCGACAAATGATTCTTGATTTAAAAGGAAAATTACAGGATGTTGTACCTGATTATTTTCCAAATTTATTTAATAGTGATCGAGTAGAACAAGCTTCCCATACCTCCACACAGTTTGAAGAGGCAATATTAGCATTAAAAGCCCTTGGATACTCTGATAAAGAAATTAAGAAGATTTCATCAGACTTAAAACAAGAAAACTTAACTACCGATCAGTATATAAAAGTAGCATTGAAAAAATTAATGAAGTCATAG
- a CDS encoding phosphotransferase, whose protein sequence is MSNYSTGDGLENRLLLSLSTITGEKFRYIKKIKDGIWLCYTDSSKWILKEFFSEEKLFNQIHFVEQLFKHDFYFTYQFHPIHQEKIIKFDQRVFALVEYLKKGSTFTYQTFSERTSALKLLKQFHETTSQFRDIFKPNLTVFDQQMKWEQRLKEFIANIPLLINFIPTYYLNKYVDWAKWALSQMERNKSFYNEGPNCIIHGDVAHHNFLLNRYQQLYIIDFDLIQLANPMIDYLQFANRVLPNISWSLTRLRRHQLLSPYLEMKEFLIALIFPTDILREWNRYVRLTKKEEGSKPQLLTYLKEITLNHFNMRRIFTEELAKSI, encoded by the coding sequence TTGAGTAATTATAGCACTGGAGACGGACTCGAAAATCGTCTCCTTCTTTCTTTGTCTACAATTACAGGAGAAAAGTTTAGATATATAAAAAAAATTAAAGATGGGATATGGCTTTGCTATACAGATAGTAGTAAATGGATATTAAAGGAATTCTTTTCAGAAGAAAAATTGTTCAATCAAATTCATTTTGTTGAACAACTCTTTAAACATGACTTTTATTTTACATATCAATTTCATCCTATTCATCAAGAAAAAATCATAAAATTTGATCAACGTGTATTTGCTTTAGTTGAGTATTTAAAAAAAGGATCTACCTTTACGTATCAAACCTTTAGTGAGAGAACTAGTGCATTAAAATTACTCAAGCAATTTCATGAGACAACAAGTCAGTTTCGAGACATATTTAAACCAAACTTAACAGTATTTGATCAACAAATGAAATGGGAGCAACGCTTAAAAGAGTTTATAGCTAACATCCCACTCCTAATAAATTTTATCCCGACTTATTATTTAAACAAGTATGTAGATTGGGCAAAATGGGCATTATCTCAAATGGAGCGAAACAAATCTTTTTACAATGAAGGACCAAATTGTATTATTCATGGTGATGTCGCTCACCATAATTTTCTACTCAATCGATATCAGCAATTATATATCATTGATTTTGATCTCATCCAACTTGCAAACCCTATGATCGATTATTTGCAATTCGCAAATCGAGTTCTTCCTAATATTTCTTGGTCTTTAACTCGTCTAAGACGACATCAACTATTAAGCCCCTATCTAGAAATGAAAGAATTTTTAATTGCATTAATATTTCCCACAGATATTTTACGTGAATGGAATCGATATGTAAGATTAACTAAAAAAGAAGAAGGAAGTAAACCTCAATTACTGACTTATTTAAAAGAAATAACCTTAAACCATTTCAATATGAGGAGAATATTTACAGAAGAACTGGCCAAATCAATATGA
- a CDS encoding YhcN/YlaJ family sporulation lipoprotein gives MNKKLIVAPIALFLISGLAGCGQNQDNAGNTQNKSNFQPVGYHTNNAQYIDHDGPMQELMDYTFGREDNIKNNNHLLPSGHPDDYDHHVQSPLTQYDTNFRVVNRDRHLRDINYHGHLNQRNSAAKSSYYTAYEGALAEKVANQAAAVTNVSDARAFIYGDKVLVSLVLKDDNNAKQTKVRVKQAVQPTLGNRSLLITSDLGTYYRVRQLDNELRNGGPKDTVKLDAKHLIESQNIERNRE, from the coding sequence TTGAATAAAAAACTGATAGTTGCACCCATTGCTTTATTTTTAATAAGTGGTTTAGCCGGTTGTGGACAAAACCAGGATAATGCAGGTAATACTCAAAACAAAAGTAATTTTCAACCTGTTGGGTACCACACTAATAACGCACAATATATTGATCATGATGGACCCATGCAAGAATTGATGGATTATACGTTTGGACGCGAAGATAATATAAAAAATAATAATCATTTACTTCCTTCCGGACACCCAGATGATTATGATCATCATGTGCAATCACCATTAACTCAATATGATACAAACTTTCGTGTTGTTAATCGTGATAGGCATCTACGTGACATTAATTATCATGGACATTTAAATCAGAGAAATTCTGCTGCCAAATCCTCTTATTATACAGCTTATGAAGGTGCACTGGCAGAAAAAGTAGCGAATCAAGCAGCAGCTGTGACGAATGTTTCAGATGCACGTGCATTTATTTATGGCGATAAAGTATTAGTTTCACTTGTTCTGAAGGATGATAATAATGCTAAGCAAACGAAAGTAAGAGTAAAGCAAGCGGTACAGCCTACACTTGGTAATCGCTCATTACTTATTACATCTGACCTTGGCACGTATTATCGTGTTCGTCAATTGGATAATGAATTAAGGAATGGTGGCCCGAAAGACACGGTTAAATTGGATGCGAAACATTTAATCGAATCCCAAAATATAGAACGAAATCGAGAATAA
- the safA gene encoding SafA/ExsA family spore coat assembly protein: MKIHIVQKGDTLWNIAKKYGVNFEELKKMNAQLSNPEMIMPGMKIKVPTTGGTIKKEMVSPVKEMPKAEQPYKEQPKAVHPYKEKPTPTLPVQKEIIKEVPIEKKETIYTPIMPQPVIPEIDINNYYTMNMSQMQAQVQAPQPFVPPPVHEEKVESPIEMPMPVQEECVEMYPTVPFMPVADCGCGPTPYPYHQPYGFQAPMGQYPMAQGPGIPMGQFPMAQGGPVAPMGQMPHEQCVPYQQVMPQSMGAHPTAVPEAGNWMYEDESSSSSIPMMANPGMHQGGYYQDPQSGYSGMNPMEYQHFNQGVYPPANEGQYPNMPPMQTMPYNPYEQQQMGMYGMRPNNPQYYSHQHYGHHHDDHHYDHDHDHDHDHDHHYDHDHHGTDHGHMYSHPYGQHGHYGQYGHYGHYGQYGQQPYGQQPYAQYSWYPNEMNYGHMYPGTPYSQGYPGGYPFPRQEDSDDFE, translated from the coding sequence GTGAAGATCCATATTGTTCAAAAAGGCGATACTCTGTGGAATATTGCTAAAAAATATGGCGTTAATTTCGAGGAATTAAAGAAAATGAATGCCCAATTATCAAACCCGGAAATGATTATGCCTGGTATGAAAATTAAAGTACCAACGACCGGTGGAACAATTAAGAAAGAAATGGTAAGCCCAGTAAAGGAAATGCCTAAGGCTGAACAACCATACAAGGAACAACCTAAGGCAGTACATCCCTATAAGGAGAAGCCTACACCAACACTTCCAGTCCAAAAGGAAATAATAAAAGAGGTTCCAATAGAAAAAAAGGAAACCATTTATACGCCGATTATGCCTCAACCAGTTATTCCGGAAATAGATATTAATAATTATTACACAATGAATATGTCACAAATGCAGGCCCAAGTGCAAGCTCCACAACCATTTGTTCCACCACCGGTACATGAGGAAAAAGTCGAGAGTCCGATTGAAATGCCCATGCCAGTTCAAGAGGAGTGTGTTGAAATGTATCCGACTGTACCTTTTATGCCAGTAGCTGATTGTGGCTGTGGCCCAACACCTTATCCATACCATCAGCCATATGGCTTTCAAGCACCGATGGGGCAATATCCTATGGCACAAGGACCCGGAATACCAATGGGACAATTTCCTATGGCGCAAGGAGGACCTGTAGCACCAATGGGGCAAATGCCACATGAACAATGTGTACCGTATCAGCAAGTCATGCCACAATCTATGGGGGCACATCCAACTGCAGTGCCTGAAGCAGGTAATTGGATGTATGAAGATGAATCATCTTCTTCATCGATTCCAATGATGGCTAATCCTGGTATGCATCAAGGTGGCTATTATCAAGATCCACAATCAGGTTATTCTGGTATGAATCCTATGGAATACCAACATTTTAACCAAGGAGTCTACCCACCAGCAAATGAAGGGCAATACCCAAATATGCCACCAATGCAAACAATGCCATATAATCCTTATGAGCAACAACAAATGGGAATGTATGGAATGAGACCGAATAACCCTCAATATTATAGTCATCAACATTATGGGCACCACCATGATGATCATCACTATGATCATGACCATGACCATGATCACGACCATGATCATCACTATGATCATGATCATCATGGAACGGATCATGGCCATATGTATAGTCATCCTTATGGCCAACATGGGCACTACGGTCAATATGGACACTACGGACACTACGGTCAATATGGTCAACAACCATATGGCCAGCAACCATATGCCCAATATTCTTGGTATCCAAATGAAATGAATTATGGTCATATGTATCCTGGTACCCCATATTCGCAGGGCTATCCAGGAGGTTACCCATTCCCAAGACAAGAAGACAGTGATGATTTTGAGTAA
- a CDS encoding TIGR04086 family membrane protein, producing the protein MGAKKLGTSLIFGVLTIFVLITISSVIFAFILRFTELQEGSIKLIVTIISFIALFIGGFICGGKGQQKGWLSGGLTGIVYTFIIFLFQYLGYEKLFTSEQTIYHICYILTAMMGGVLGVNMTSSPPRKA; encoded by the coding sequence ATCGGAGCTAAAAAGCTAGGGACTAGTCTAATCTTTGGGGTATTAACAATCTTTGTATTAATTACCATTTCAAGTGTCATTTTTGCTTTCATTTTAAGATTCACTGAGCTTCAAGAAGGTTCAATAAAACTAATTGTTACTATTATTTCATTTATCGCTTTATTTATTGGCGGATTCATTTGTGGAGGAAAGGGACAACAAAAAGGGTGGCTTTCTGGTGGGTTAACAGGGATCGTTTACACATTCATTATTTTTCTTTTTCAATATCTAGGTTACGAAAAGCTTTTCACCTCTGAACAAACGATTTATCATATTTGCTATATTCTAACTGCCATGATGGGTGGTGTCTTAGGAGTGAATATGACATCCTCCCCTCCTAGAAAAGCCTAA
- the ruvB gene encoding Holliday junction branch migration DNA helicase RuvB, whose protein sequence is MEDRVVSGEATEHEQTFEQSLRPQSLSTYIGQEKVKNNLAIFIEAAKQRHESLDHVLLYGPPGLGKTTLAAVIANEMGVNMRTTSGPAIERPGDLAAILTALEPGDVLFIDEIHRLPRSIEEILYPAMEDFCLDIVIGKGPGARSVRLDLPPFTLVGATTRAGAISAPLRDRFGVLCRLEYYNEKQLTDIVIRTSEILNTEIEEIGAIEIARRSRGTPRIANRLLRRVRDFAQVRGDGIITLDLADYSLELLQVDRLGLDHIDHKLLKGIIEKFRGGPVGLETIAASIGEEPDTIEDVYEPYLMQIGFLQRTPRGRMVTNLVYQHFQLEMPMK, encoded by the coding sequence ATGGAAGATCGAGTGGTATCGGGAGAAGCGACTGAGCATGAACAAACATTTGAACAAAGCTTACGTCCACAGAGCTTATCTACCTATATAGGTCAGGAAAAAGTGAAAAACAATTTAGCAATTTTTATAGAAGCTGCTAAACAAAGACATGAATCGCTAGATCATGTTTTATTATATGGTCCTCCGGGTCTAGGGAAAACGACATTAGCCGCTGTTATTGCAAATGAAATGGGGGTTAATATGCGTACAACTTCCGGGCCGGCTATAGAACGACCTGGAGATTTAGCAGCTATATTAACAGCATTAGAACCTGGTGATGTATTATTTATTGATGAGATTCATCGCCTACCTCGTTCCATTGAGGAAATTCTTTATCCAGCTATGGAAGATTTTTGTTTAGACATAGTGATTGGAAAAGGACCAGGGGCAAGATCAGTACGATTGGATTTACCCCCTTTTACTTTAGTAGGTGCAACTACACGGGCAGGTGCTATTTCTGCACCATTAAGGGATCGATTTGGTGTTCTTTGTCGTTTGGAGTATTATAATGAAAAACAACTGACTGATATTGTTATAAGAACGTCTGAAATATTAAATACTGAAATAGAGGAAATAGGAGCAATAGAAATTGCTAGACGCTCTCGCGGAACTCCACGGATAGCCAATCGATTATTGCGCAGAGTTCGAGATTTTGCCCAAGTTAGAGGTGATGGAATAATTACTTTAGATTTGGCAGATTACTCACTCGAACTCCTCCAGGTCGATCGTCTTGGATTGGATCATATTGACCATAAATTACTAAAAGGAATAATTGAGAAATTTCGTGGTGGACCTGTAGGACTAGAAACGATTGCCGCTAGTATTGGAGAAGAGCCGGATACGATTGAAGATGTTTATGAACCTTATTTAATGCAAATTGGTTTTCTTCAACGTACACCAAGGGGAAGAATGGTGACAAATTTAGTTTATCAGCATTTTCAGCTCGAGATGCCGATGAAATAG
- the queA gene encoding tRNA preQ1(34) S-adenosylmethionine ribosyltransferase-isomerase QueA, translating to MKIDLFDFNLPESLIAQTPLKNRSDSRLMVLNKQTGEIEHQVFKNITKYLKPGDCLVLNDTKVLPARLFGIKEDTGAKIEVLLLKQMENDRWETLVKPAKRIKVGSEIVFGDGKLKARCIAEKDHGGRIIEFHYEGIFYEVLNELGEMPLPPYIKEQLEDRDRYQTVYAKETGSAAAPTAGLHFTEELLTEIKNMGVHITFLTLHVGLGTFRPVSVEDIHEHEMHAEFYQVSEETADLINRVKQQGGRIISVGTTSTRTLETIASANNGKIIATSGWTDIFIYPGYEFKGIDGMITNFHLPKSTLIMLVSALAGRQNVLHAYEEAVNEKYRFFSFGDAMLII from the coding sequence ATGAAAATTGACTTATTTGATTTTAATTTACCAGAATCTTTAATTGCTCAAACCCCATTAAAGAATCGGTCTGATAGCCGTTTAATGGTATTAAATAAACAAACTGGTGAAATTGAACACCAAGTTTTTAAAAACATAACAAAATACTTAAAGCCTGGTGATTGTTTAGTTTTAAATGATACAAAAGTTTTACCTGCCAGATTATTTGGGATTAAAGAGGATACTGGGGCAAAAATTGAAGTATTATTATTAAAACAAATGGAAAATGATCGATGGGAAACATTGGTTAAGCCAGCAAAAAGAATAAAAGTAGGCTCAGAAATCGTCTTTGGCGATGGAAAGCTAAAGGCAAGATGTATTGCGGAAAAAGATCATGGTGGAAGAATAATAGAATTTCATTATGAAGGAATATTTTATGAAGTATTAAATGAACTTGGAGAAATGCCATTACCGCCTTATATAAAAGAGCAGTTAGAAGATCGGGATCGATATCAAACGGTCTATGCGAAAGAAACCGGATCTGCTGCTGCTCCGACAGCTGGACTGCATTTTACTGAAGAGCTTCTTACGGAAATAAAAAACATGGGTGTCCATATCACATTTTTAACTTTACATGTTGGACTAGGTACTTTTAGACCTGTTAGTGTTGAAGATATTCATGAGCACGAAATGCATGCTGAATTTTACCAAGTATCTGAAGAAACAGCTGATTTAATTAATCGTGTAAAACAACAGGGGGGTAGAATCATTTCAGTTGGAACAACTTCTACAAGAACTCTAGAAACAATCGCAAGTGCAAATAATGGTAAAATTATTGCTACAAGTGGATGGACAGATATTTTTATTTATCCAGGCTATGAATTTAAAGGGATAGATGGAATGATTACGAATTTCCATTTACCAAAATCAACATTAATTATGCTAGTTAGTGCCTTAGCAGGTAGACAAAATGTCTTACATGCATATGAAGAAGCAGTAAACGAAAAATATCGCTTTTTTAGCTTTGGCGATGCGATGTTAATTATATAA
- a CDS encoding BofC C-terminal domain-containing protein produces the protein MNFFVRIVFVCVIVLSVFYSYLLQDDREQVKENKTDSQPKSIEVATNPKNKTIILERVYIDGEVSEEILKENVDTIEEIKGKYQNWNIIQMDEEQIVLQKKVNDISPLLKANGYFGISDNGIISIFNGKPKKADIIQSFFQIDIKKLEGKKQEELKKGIPIKSKEDYDKVLKALKPYSIQTQVE, from the coding sequence ATGAATTTTTTTGTTCGAATCGTCTTTGTATGTGTCATAGTATTGAGCGTATTCTATTCTTATTTATTGCAAGATGATCGCGAACAGGTAAAAGAAAATAAGACAGATAGTCAACCTAAATCGATTGAAGTTGCAACGAATCCTAAGAATAAAACTATAATATTAGAAAGAGTGTATATAGATGGGGAAGTAAGTGAGGAGATATTAAAAGAAAATGTAGATACCATTGAAGAAATAAAAGGAAAATATCAAAATTGGAATATCATCCAAATGGATGAGGAACAAATCGTATTACAGAAGAAAGTGAATGATATTTCCCCTTTACTAAAAGCGAATGGATATTTCGGTATTTCCGATAATGGGATTATCTCTATTTTTAATGGTAAGCCGAAAAAAGCAGATATCATTCAGTCATTCTTTCAAATAGATATTAAAAAACTAGAAGGTAAAAAACAAGAAGAGTTGAAAAAAGGAATACCAATCAAATCAAAAGAAGATTATGATAAGGTTCTTAAAGCGCTAAAACCTTATTCTATTCAAACCCAAGTGGAGTAA